One segment of Theobroma cacao cultivar B97-61/B2 chromosome 9, Criollo_cocoa_genome_V2, whole genome shotgun sequence DNA contains the following:
- the LOC18589737 gene encoding FT-interacting protein 1 → MQKPPQSVDFALKETSPNIGAGAVTGDKLSCTYDLVEQMQYLYVRVVKAKDLPGKDVTGSCDPYVEVKLGNYKGVTKHFEKKTNPEWNQVFAFSKERIQASVLEVLVKDKDVVIDDLIGRVMFDLNEIPRRVPPDSPLAPQWYRLEDRKGNKAKGELMLAVWMGTQADEAFPDAWHSDAASVGPDGVANIRSKVYLSPKLWYVRVNVIEAQDLVSTDKSRFPEVFVKVALGNQALRTRTSQIKTINPMWNEDLMFVVAEPFEEPLVLTVEDRVGSNKDETLGKCVIPLHAVQRRLDHKPVNSRWYNLEKHVIVDGEKKETKFSSRIHLRICLEGGYHVLDESTHYSSDLRPTAKQLWRPSIGILELGILSAHGLMPMKTKDGRGTTDAYCVAKYGQKWIRTRTIVDNFMPKWNEQYTWEVFDPCTVITVGVFDNGHMHGEAGGTKDARIGKVRIRLSTLEADRVYTHSYPLLVLHSSGVKKTGEVQLAVRFTCSTLINMLHMYSHPLLPKMHYIHPLSVIQLDSLRHQAMQIVSMRLSRAEPPLRKEVVEYMLDVDSHMWSMRRSKANFFRIMGVLSGLIAVGKWLDQICNWRNPLTTILIHILFIILVLYPELILPTVFLYLFLIGIWNYRWRPRHPPHMDTRLSHADAAHPDELDEEFDTFPTSRPSDIVRMRYDRLRSIAGRVQTVIGDLATQGERFQSLLSWRDPRATTLFVTFCLIAAIVLYVTPFQVVALLIGLYALRHPRFRHKLPSVPLNFFRRLPARSDSML, encoded by the coding sequence ATGCAGAAGCCTCCACAATCTGTAGATTTTGCCCTAAAGGAGACCTCGCCCAACATTGGGGCAGGAGCTGTCACGGGTGATAAGCTGTCTTGCACCTATGACCTCGTTGAGCAAATGCAATACCTCTATGTTCGAGTTGTCAAGGCCAAGGATTTACCTGGAAAAGATGTCACTGGTAGTTGTGATCCCTATGTTGAGGTCAAACTTGGAAACTACAAGGGAGTTACTAAGCATTTCGAGAAGAAGACCAATCCCGAATGGAATCAAGTATTTGCTTTCTCGAAAGAAAGAATTCAAGCTTCTGTTTTGGAAGTGTTAGTGAAGGACAAGGACGTTGTTATAGATGATTTAATCGGCAGGGTTATGTTTGATCTCAATGAAATTCCAAGAAGGGTTCCTCCAGATAGCCCACTGGCGCCACAGTGGTATAGATTGGAAGATCGAAAGGGCAATAAAGCTAAGGGAGAGCTCATGTTGGCTGTTTGGATGGGAACTCAAGCAGATGAGGCATTTCCTGATGCATGGCATTCAGATGCTGCATCGGTTGGCCCTGATGGTGTTGCAAATATTCGATCAAAAGTGTATCTTTCCCCTAAGCTTTGGTATGTGAGGGTGAATGTGATTGAAGCTCAGGACTTGGTATCGACTGATAAAAGCAGGTTCCCAGAAGTTTTTGTGAAAGTTGCTCTTGGAAATCAGGCTTTAAGAACTAGAACATCTCAAATTAAGACTATCAATCCAATGTGGAATGAGGACTTAATGTTTGTAGTTGCTGAACCTTTTGAGGAGCCTTTGGTTCTAACTGTGGAAGATAGGGTGGGATCAAACAAGGATGAAACCTTGGGGAAGTGTGTAATTCCTCTGCATGCTGTGCAGAGAAGGTTAGACCATAAACCTGTGAACAGTAGGTGGTACAATCTGGAGAAACATGTGATTGTGGAtggagagaagaaagaaacaaaattttccaGTAGGATTCACTTAAGGATTTGTTTGGAAGGAGGGTATCATGTTTTGGATGAATCTACACACTACAGTAGTGATCTTAGACCAACAGCAAAACAGTTATGGAGACCCAGCATTGGAATTCTGGAACTGGGTATTCTAAGTGCTCATGGGCTGATGCcaatgaaaacaaaagatgGACGAGGAACCACTGATGCTTACTGTGTGGCTAAGTATGGGCAGAAGTGGATTCGGACGAGGACAATTGTTGACAACTTTATGCCAAAGTGGAATGAGCAATACACTTGGGAGGTTTTCGACCCTTGTACTGTTATTACAGTAGGGGTTTTCGATAATGGTCATATGCATGGGGAAGCTGGAGGGACAAAGGATGCGAGAATTGGGAAGGTAAGGATACGGCTGTCTACACTTGAAGCCGATAGGGTCTATACTCACTCGTATCCTCTTCTGGTGCTGCATTCTTCAGGGGTTAAGAAGACAGGTGAAGTTCAATTGGCTGTGAGGTTCACCTGCTCAACTTTGATTAACATGCTGCATATGTATTCACATCCGCTGTTGCCTAAGATGCACTACATCCATCCATTGTCTGTGATTCAGCTTGATAGCTTGAGGCACCAGGCTATGCAGATTGTCTCAATGAGGCTGAGCCGGGCTGAGCCACCATTGAGGAAGGAAGTTGTGGAGTACATGCTTGATGTTGATTCACACATGTGGAGCATGAGGAGAAGCAAAGCGAACTTTTTCAGAATTATGGGAGTTCTAAGTGGGTTGATTGCAGTTGGAAAATGGTTGGATCAAATATGCAATTGGAGAAACCCTCTTACAACCATTCTGATTCATATCCTTTTCATTATATTAGTTCTTTATCCTGAGCTAATACTTCCCACAGTTTTTCTCTACCTTTTCCTAATTGGAATCTGGAACTACCGGTGGAGGCCACGACACCCTCCTCACATGGACACGCGGCTCTCTCATGCTGATGCTGCCCATCCTGATGAACTAGATGAAGAGTTTGATACCTTCCCCACTTCTCGGCCTTCAGATATTGTCAGGATGAGATATGACCGTCTAAGAAGTATAGCAGGGAGAGTTCAGACAGTGATTGGTGATCTTGCAACTCAAGGGGAAAGATTTCAGTCTCTGCTAAGCTGGAGAGACCCAAGAGCAACCACTCTTTTTGTGACATTCTGTTTGATAGCTGCCATAGTTCTTTATGTTACACCATTCCAGGTTGTGGCTCTCCTCATAGGCCTTTATGCCCTAAGGCATCCAAGGTTCCGCCACAAACTTCCTTCTGTACCTCTCAACTTCTTTAGGAGGTTGCCTGCAAGATCTGACAGTATGCTATAA